TGCCGTTGCTGATGCTTCTTTTGTACAACCATTTGATCACGCAAAACTCCCTTTCAACGTCTTGGCCGGATGGTTAGTCTTTGGTTGGGTTCCACCAGGACGCTTATGGCTCGGAGCGGCGATCATTGTGCTTTCCGTAGCATTTATTACCCAATGGGAAACAAAAAAATCACGGCGCGAAAGAAAAAGTGTCTAGCACCTTTCCTATCTTTTAATGAAAAGATTTGTATGAGGAATACCCGATGAGCACGCCAATTAAAGTGACACTTTACCGCTGGGCTGGCAGTTTTGGCCCATTTAAAGTCAACATCCCTTGTGGGGAATGCACGCTGACCAAAGATATTTTGGCCGATACGTTTGCCAATGAACTGGCAGGTATTCCGATTGAATTGGAAGTGAAAGATTGGCTTTCTTACTGGTGGGAACCCTTAAAACTTGGTGCGTGGCATGCGCCGATTGTGGTCGTAGCAGGCAAAGTGATCAGCCAAGGCGAAGCCCTCAATCGCGGTGTATTAGTGCAATCAATCATCAAAGAGTGGACCAAACAAGACACGTTACAAGGCAATATTGTGTTTGGCAAAGCCACCTGCCCTTACTGCGTGAAAGCCAAGCAGTTGCTTGATACTGCAGGAATCGACTATCGCTATCATGATGTGGTGAAAGAGAGCGCCGCACTGTACCGCATGATCCCTGAAGTGAAAGCAATCATCGGTGAGAAAACGCCCGTCACGGTTCCACAAATCTGGTTAAACAGTCAGTATATTGGAGGCAGTGATTCGCTGGAAAAATGGCTGAAAGAGAACCCACAACGCGTACCGGATAATGTGGTGGACATTGAAACCACACGCGTTGCGCAGTAACTTCGCGAATGCATCACCTTATGGTGAGTGGCTGCGTTGTGCACCGAGACTCTAAAGCATAAAAATGTCGACCCACTCATTGAGTGGGCCGACATTTTCTTGAACTAGATCAGACTCATTGGCTAAGTTTTTGACGAATTCGTTGTAGAAAAGAGCGTTTTTTCGTTTTGCTTTTACCAGCCTGAGCTTGATGCATCGCTTGTTTGGCAATCAGTTGCCCGAGATAAACCGAACCGAGTTCATTATTCATAACGCACGCCTCTATGTTGCTGAATGACATCTTTCGCCCAATATAACAGCAAAATCCAACAAAACAAGACACGCATCACAAATTTATGTAATTAAATTACAGGTTAATTGCGTTTGGGTTGTTTGTACGTTTTTCCAGCCGCTTGATAGATATCTTTCTGTTTGATATCGAAAAAGCCATCAAAAAACCAAGCGACAAATTTCACCACGTCGTCACCTTCGTTCATGATGTGTTCGACGTATTCTTGTTCTTCGCCCTGTTCATCCACTTCCGTGGTCACATGGTAAATACGTTGCTCACCTTCGACTTCAGCCAAAGCAAACTGACCTGAAAGCGATTGCGCCGCTTCAGCAATCGCCTCGTCTTCGCTGCTTTTCAGCAGTTCTAGGGCTTGCGGTAACGTCGCTTGCTCACATAAAAGTTTAATTAAGGCTTCAAATTGACTCTGTTGCATGATGATCCCCGTAGAGAGTGCTTTCCCGTAAAAATGAGCGCCGATTATATACACTTCTCACGGCAAGCGGCAGTGGAACCTGCATTTCCCTGCCCTACGGCCGATTGAACTGAGTTTTCATTACACCAGCTCTCATGCCTGCGTTTGTACAGCGCTCTCTTGTACGTGGGCTTTTTTCGTTGCGATCAACACACTCAACATCGTGATGCCGACCAGAATATAAAACACGCCCATTGCATTTTGGCTAGTCACCCAATGCTCCACCAAATATCCTCCCAGTAAACCTGCGATCCCCATCTGAATCGAACCAGAAAGTGCTGAAACCGCCCCCGCTTGTGATTTATGAGGTGATAACAAAAGCGTTGTAGCCAATGGAAAAGAAATGCCCTGCGCGATGCTCAGCCAAGTAAAAGCCCAAATCAGGTTAAACACGGAGAATTCGGTCAGCAGCAGCCAAAGGCCCGCAAATACCATCAAGCTAATCGCACACCCTAGCAGTTGACGCACCGAGAAACGAGAAGTCAGCATGTTCACAAGCACGCTGCCCAGTAATAAACCAGAGGAGGGAATAATAAGGGTCGAGCCGTAATCGGCTGCGGTCATACCTAGCTGTTTTTGGAGCAGAAAGGGCAAAATGGATAAGGTGACCAAGCTAGCTAAATAACTTAACCAGTTGTAACTTGCACTACTAGTGACTTGTTGATTAGCAAGAAGTTTAGCGTAGTTAATCACAATGCCACGCCATTGAACTCGCCGTTTTGGGTAAGGCAACGTTTCTGGCAGGATCATCAGCCCGAGCGTAAAAATTGCCCCGATATAGATCAGCACAAAAATAAACACAGATTGCCAACTCAAGTGATAGGCCATCCAGCCCCCGAGCACTGGCGCAATAATCGGCATGATTGACGCAGTAATCGACAAATAAGAGAGCGCTTTGGTGAGATGAAAACCGTCATAGCTGTCGCGTAATACACTACGCCCAAGAACCGAAGCACTGCCCGCCCCTAATCCTTGCAATAAGCGTCCAAATTCAAGAGCTTGAAAATGATCCGACATCATCACGCAGAGCACAGTACCTAGCAAATAGATACCTTGTCCAAGCAAAAACGTCGGGCGTCGGCCTACGGCATCGGACAGTGCGCCATAAAATAGCTGTGAGCCACCAAAACCCAGTAAAAAGAGCGTGACGAGCATCTGCGCACTCGCTTGATCGACCTGTAAATCGCGACTAATCAGAGGCAGTGAGGGCAAATAAATGCTCACACCCACTTGGCCAGTCGCGATGATCATCATCGCAAGTAGCATGGGGGTGCGGCGAAAACGAGTAGAGGTTTGTGCGTTCATGGCAGAGAGTCTATATTGGCAACTCTCATTTGATAATCTCGCAAATTGGAAATAAATTAGTTCCAATAAAGAATGAATAAGGTCATGAGATGGATTGGTTACAAAGTGCAAAAACCTACATCAAAGTCGTTGAGGAAGGCAGCTTCAATGGCGCAGCACGCAAACTCAACACCACCAGTTCGGCGGTCAGTAAGCGTATTCACTGGCTTGAGGAGCGTATTGGAGTTCAACTGCTGAAACGCACGACACGTTCTGTTACGCAGACCGAAGCCGGAGCTCTTTTTTATCAACGAGCCAAAGCACAGTTAGAAAGCTGGCAATCCGCGGTCGATGAAACACGCTCGGTCAATCAGACGCCTGCCGGGCTACTGCGAATTGGTGCCACGCTGGCCGTCGGTTCAAAGTTCTTGATGCAATATCTTGATGAGTTTTTGCAACGCTACCCCGATATCCGTATTCAGCTCATCACCACCACTCCGGGACAGTTACCAGAGCTACATCTCGATCTCTTTATCAGCCGAGAAATTGATCAACTCAATTCACTCAGCTTTAAAGCAACCCCGTTGTTTGAGTATCAAGCGGGCTTTTATGCTTCACCTCACTATCTTGCAAAGCAAGGAACACCGCAAACGTTACAACAGTTAACTGAACATAATGTTCTGTGCTGGGGGGAAAACACTTTTCGGGAAGTAAAAACCTCGCAAGGCAAGCGCATTACGCTCACGGGTAACTTTGCCACCACCAACCCAGAAGCCCTATTTTATGCAGGAAAAGCGGGGATGGGCATCATTGTCACCGGACATATCATGATCAAAGATGAACTCAAACAGGGTACTCTGGTACGCATTTTGCCCGATGTCACCATAGATCAAACCACCGTGTTCGCGTATTACCCTAAATTGGAGTATCAGCACACTCGAACTCAGCTGTTCCTTGATCACTTAAAACAAAAACTAGGCCAAGCTAAATCAGCCTAATTAATTTATCTATCAGTTAAATATTGGGAATTTCAATTCACAATCAGATTTTTTTTGTTTTTTTTCGCTCGACTAAACGGTTGAATTCAAAAAGCAAGCTCAAGTAACGCCCAATCCTCTGCCTCGAACGGCTGGAAAATCACCGCGATCTCAACAATAGTAACTACATGCATATAAAAGTATCTCGCGGTGATGAGATCCATTTTGTCAGAAACGGCTAGAGAGATCAGAATATGACTAACAGTCAATTGGTAGCAGAAAAACTGAGTCTGGACGCCATACATCATTTCAGCATGCTTTGTGGTCCAGAGTTGCTTTCGCAAGTGACTCAGTTCCTACATAAAACCTTTAATAGCCACAGCTCAATGGTCATTGAATTGGATAAAATGCGTTATAAAGCTCACAACTTGTGCTGTGCCAGTATTGAACCAAGCAGTTTAGAACAACATTACGAGCTGCAAGGCACCCCCTGTGAACAGGTAGGATTACAGCAACAGCCTTATTGTATTTTCACAAACAAAGTGGCGGAGCTCTTTCCATCAGACACCTATTTGGTCGAAAACAATATTGAAGCGTATTTAGGGATCCCGATTTATTTTTCGAGTGGTGAAAACTACGGGGTTCTGATCTCGACGTTTACTCGCCCACTAGAAGATTTTGCCAACCTCGTTTTAATCCACCAAATTTTGGCACAGATGATCGCCCATGATTTGGAATGCAAACAAATGGCAGCGCGGTCCCAGAGTTTGGTTAATCAATTACGCCATGAAATTTCTCACGACAACTTAACCGGACTAATGAACCGCAATGATTTGGCCGATAAACTCGATGCCTTGATCCAACGTGGACAACACCATTTCACTTTGGCGTTTCTCGATATTGATGAGTTCCGTTCAATCAACGACTTATACGGACATTTTCTCGGTGATGCTGTACTCAAATTTGTCGCCAGCGCGATAGAGCAAGCGTTACCTGAGGAACAGCACGCGTTTAGAATCGCCGCGGACGAGTTCGCGTTTCTGACCACCGATCATGAGCCGATGAAAATCTGCCAAACCATCCTCAATAAGCTCTCACAAGACTATGTTGATCAAGATCGGCGAATTAAAGTCAGCGTCAGCATTGGTATTGCCAAATACAGCGGAGAACGGCTCACAGCTGATCAAATCCTGTTCAATGCTAGCTTAGCCTTGGAAGAGTGCAAACGTAACCACAACACGCATATCCGGTTTTATGATACGTTGCTGAGCAACCAGTATTACCGACGCACACAAATTATCGATGCTCTGCGCAGCGAATTGAGTAAACCTATTCATCAGACCGAGTTGTATGTGGTTGTGCAACCGATTGTGAAAAGAAACCAACAGAAATGGGACTATTTTGAAATTTTGACGCGCTGGAAAAGCAGCTCACTGGGTTTTGTCACTCCTCTTGAATTTATCGAGGCAGCAGAGCAATCTGGCCTGATCATCGAGTTGGGTGAACGTATTTTGGAGCTCGCTTGCATCGCAAAAATGGAGTTAGAACATGGACTAGAGCGAAAAGTGCACCTCAGCATCAACTGCTCTGCCGATGAACTGACCAATTCCAATCGCTATCTTGAACACTTATTAAAATCGATCCAAACCTATGGCTTCCAACCCACAGAATTCACCATAGAACTG
This genomic window from Vibrio metoecus contains:
- a CDS encoding LysR family transcriptional regulator encodes the protein MDWLQSAKTYIKVVEEGSFNGAARKLNTTSSAVSKRIHWLEERIGVQLLKRTTRSVTQTEAGALFYQRAKAQLESWQSAVDETRSVNQTPAGLLRIGATLAVGSKFLMQYLDEFLQRYPDIRIQLITTTPGQLPELHLDLFISREIDQLNSLSFKATPLFEYQAGFYASPHYLAKQGTPQTLQQLTEHNVLCWGENTFREVKTSQGKRITLTGNFATTNPEALFYAGKAGMGIIVTGHIMIKDELKQGTLVRILPDVTIDQTTVFAYYPKLEYQHTRTQLFLDHLKQKLGQAKSA
- a CDS encoding glutaredoxin domain-containing protein — translated: MSTPIKVTLYRWAGSFGPFKVNIPCGECTLTKDILADTFANELAGIPIELEVKDWLSYWWEPLKLGAWHAPIVVVAGKVISQGEALNRGVLVQSIIKEWTKQDTLQGNIVFGKATCPYCVKAKQLLDTAGIDYRYHDVVKESAALYRMIPEVKAIIGEKTPVTVPQIWLNSQYIGGSDSLEKWLKENPQRVPDNVVDIETTRVAQ
- a CDS encoding putative bifunctional diguanylate cyclase/phosphodiesterase, yielding MTNSQLVAEKLSLDAIHHFSMLCGPELLSQVTQFLHKTFNSHSSMVIELDKMRYKAHNLCCASIEPSSLEQHYELQGTPCEQVGLQQQPYCIFTNKVAELFPSDTYLVENNIEAYLGIPIYFSSGENYGVLISTFTRPLEDFANLVLIHQILAQMIAHDLECKQMAARSQSLVNQLRHEISHDNLTGLMNRNDLADKLDALIQRGQHHFTLAFLDIDEFRSINDLYGHFLGDAVLKFVASAIEQALPEEQHAFRIAADEFAFLTTDHEPMKICQTILNKLSQDYVDQDRRIKVSVSIGIAKYSGERLTADQILFNASLALEECKRNHNTHIRFYDTLLSNQYYRRTQIIDALRSELSKPIHQTELYVVVQPIVKRNQQKWDYFEILTRWKSSSLGFVTPLEFIEAAEQSGLIIELGERILELACIAKMELEHGLERKVHLSINCSADELTNSNRYLEHLLKSIQTYGFQPTEFTIELTETVLLSKAAEVCSVLTVLRELGFRIALDDFGTGYSSLNYIHSYPIDCIKIDAAFVRNLLTNQTSESIVWLIIQLANQLKLDLVAEGVENQQALDKLYQMGCEQIQGYYFSKPDLPSVMVERQLPSTQQTPANPNH
- a CDS encoding multidrug effflux MFS transporter produces the protein MNAQTSTRFRRTPMLLAMMIIATGQVGVSIYLPSLPLISRDLQVDQASAQMLVTLFLLGFGGSQLFYGALSDAVGRRPTFLLGQGIYLLGTVLCVMMSDHFQALEFGRLLQGLGAGSASVLGRSVLRDSYDGFHLTKALSYLSITASIMPIIAPVLGGWMAYHLSWQSVFIFVLIYIGAIFTLGLMILPETLPYPKRRVQWRGIVINYAKLLANQQVTSSASYNWLSYLASLVTLSILPFLLQKQLGMTAADYGSTLIIPSSGLLLGSVLVNMLTSRFSVRQLLGCAISLMVFAGLWLLLTEFSVFNLIWAFTWLSIAQGISFPLATTLLLSPHKSQAGAVSALSGSIQMGIAGLLGGYLVEHWVTSQNAMGVFYILVGITMLSVLIATKKAHVQESAVQTQA